The genomic window GACATCGCACGCCCGAATGAGCATAAACAGCGAAGCCGCACATTAACTGTTAACTAAAAAAAGCCCCTCCCCAAACATGGGAAGAAGCGCATACTCCTTGTTACCACCCAAATTGCACATCTTAGCATAAAACTAAAAAATGTGCCGCTCGAACGCCCTTAACGCAGGCATACGCCCGTGCTTTCACACAGATGCTCGGAAGCAGCAGACTGTTTACCGACACAAAGGCTTTCACCTGCCGCCTTTTCTCTGAACTGCCAGTTGTAAACAGCTATCTTCGTCATAGCTTTTCAAACATATATATTTTAGCACTTTAGGCGTTGTTTGTCAAGTATCTTGCGATAAAAGTTAACATTTTCAGCCTGCTAAATGTATACTTTTATTTGTTATTTGTAATTGACTTGCCTGCGCTGATGTGATATAATCATAGTTGGTGATCTTATGAACGTAAACTACCTTTGCCCCGTATGCGGGCAAAAGCTAAAAAAGGGTGAAAAATCGTACATTTGCCGCAACGGACACAGCTTTGACATATCACGCAGGGGCTATGTGAACCTGCTGACGACCAAGGGCAGAAACCCTGTCAGATCAGGCGATAATAAGGAAATGATAAAGGCAAGGAGCAGCTTTCTCGACACAGGGCTGTATGAGCCTTTAGTGAGAAAAATCGGACAGATAGTATCGGAGCTCACCGCCCCTATCAAAGAGCCAGTGATCATAGACTCGGGCTGCGGCGAGGGATATTACACCTGCAATTACGCATCAGCTGTACCGAATGCAACTGTCATAGGCATAGACATCTCAAAGCACGGCATCGACCATGCAGCATCAAGAGCACGCATAAAATCCCTTGACAACGTGAGTTTTGCAGTTGCATCTGCTTTCTCGCTGCCGGTGCGTGACGAGTGCGCAGATGTTGTGATAAGCTGCTTTGCACCTGTTAGCAATGACGAGTATGCAAGGGTGCTGAAAAGGGGCGGAAGGCTCGTGATAGCCTGCCCGACGGAAAAGCATTTATTAGGGCTAAAAAATGTACTCTACGATACACCGTACCTCAATGAGCCCAATAGCTACGCACTGAACAAGTTCACTCACGAGCAGACAGAGGAGCTTGAATATGACATAGAGCTTAGTTCATCAGAGCAGATAATGTCGCTATTTACCATGACACCGTACTACTACAAAACACCGGCAGAGGCCGTCGAGCGGCTGCGCAGGCTTGAAAGTCTTAAAACAGAGGCCGGGTTTGAGATAAGGATCTACAAGAAGCTATAACACACGACACACAAAGGAGACACTAATGGAACTGATAAAAGGCTACACATGGGGCTTCTACTCCGGCAGCGGAGTATTCAACACAGAAAAAGCAGAGCGTTCAATGGAAAGGCTCGCATCAAACGGGCTCAACTGGATATGCATTCCTGTAAACTGCTTTCAGGAGACATTTTATTCACTCAATGTCTTCTCGCTATTCGGTAGGACACAGACAGATGACGAGGTACGCTTTGCGATAAGAAAAGCAAAATCACTAGGGCTCAAAGTATGCCTGAAACCAATGGTAGACTGCCTTGACCGCTCATGGCGTGCAAGGATAAACTTCCCTACCGAGACACCTGATTACTGGGACAAGTGGTTTGCTTCATACACACGCTTCATGCTCTACTATGCAGCACTTGCACAGAGCGAGGGAGCCGAGATGCTCTGCACCGGCTGCGAAATGGCAGGCATGGACTCACAGGCCGAGCGCTGCGAGCTTATGATAGATAAGGTGCGTGAGGTATACAAGGGGCTTGTGATGCACAACATAAACCACGGCGACGAGCTGCGTTTCCCGTGGCTCGGGAAAGTCGATATAATCGGCATTTCGGCATACTACCCTGTATCAACGCCCGAGGACAATTCACTTAAAATGATGCTTTCAAAGTGGGCTGTTCAGCGTGAGCGTGTAAGGCAGTGTCATGAAAAGTACGGCAAGCCGATAATGTTTGCAGAGATCGGCGTGCGAAACGAGCGTGGCTGCACGATGTATCCGTGGGATTTCAAATACTGCCCCGAAGCGCCTTTTGACGAGCAGGAGCAGGCTGACTTCTACGAATCTGCTATGCAGACGATGTGGGACGAGCCGTATTTCTGCGGCTTCTTCTGGTGGGACTGGAAGGCTGTTCTGCCGCCCGAGGAAAAGGCCGGAGAAAACAAGGACTTCACTGTTTTCGGCAAGAAGGCTGAGGGCGTTTTAAAGAAATGGTACACAAAAAAGGACTGATAATTTGAAAGCGAGACACTTGCCTCTAAAGCCATGCGTAATATACGGCGGCTTTGACGAGACTGAAAAAAACAAGCTCAAAAGCATAAGCATAAGATACGGCATTCTGCCTGTCTGCGCTGATACAAGCATTGGCAATGCAACTGTAAAAAGCATCATAAACGGCAGGCCGGACGATACAAAAGAGCCTGTTGCCGATGCAAAATTCATTCTGATAAACGGGGTCAAACTGTCCGCAATATTGGACGAATTGAAAAAGGCCGGTGTGGAGATACCGCTTCGGGCATTTGTGACGCTCCATTCACAGGAGTGGCCGCTCAACAAGCTCATAGACGAGCTCGAAAGAGAACGGAAGGAGCTTGGCGAAAAATGAAAAAGAACAAATACAAGGCGATAATCTACATCATACTGTCGGCGTTTTCCTTTGCCTTCATGTTCGCATTCGTGCGGATGGCAGGCGAGCTGCCGACATTCCAGAAGGTCTTCTTCCGAAACTTCATAGCGATGCTGATAGCCGTTGCCACACTTATCAAGACCAAAACGCCCTTCAAGATCGAGGGCAAGACCAACAAATGGGTGATTTTTGTGCGTGCAGCAGCCGGCACAGCCGGAATGCTCGGCAACTTCTACGCAATAGACAAGTTAGCTCTTTCTGACGCATCTATGCTCAACAAGATGTCGCCTTTTTTCACGATAGTATTCTCATACATCTTCCTTAAAGAAAAGCTGACACCATTCCAGCTGCTGACTGTTATTGGAGCGTTCATCGGGGCGATGTTCATAATAAAGCCGAGCTTTGCAAATGCTGCCCTGTTCCCTTCTGTTTTGGGATTCTTAGGCGGCATGGGCGCAGGCCTCGCATATGCTTGTGTACGATATTTAGGACAGCACGGCGTGCATGGAAAAGTCATCGTGGCTTACTTCTCGGGATTCTCATGCTTAGTCACTCTACCCTATCTCCTGTTTTTAGGCAAGGAAATGTCAATAAGCCAGATACTCTGCCTCATCGGTGCCGGGTGTGCAGCAGCAGGAGGTCAGTTCACAATAACCGCCGCCTACACCCACGCCCCTGCAAGAGAGATATCCGTTTACGATTACTCGCAGCTGATATTCACAATGCTGCTCGGGTTCTTCCTCTTTGGCGACATACCTGATGTATGGAGCTTCGTAGGCTACTTTATAATAGTTACAATGGGCGTGCTCGTGTTCCTCTACAACAACGTATGGCACGCTGAGGAAAAAGGCGAAAAGCAGCCCGGCTGAGCGGTTTTCGCTTGACAATCATACACTTTTATGCTATAATATATTCAATATATATTTACAGAAAGGAACGATCATAATGACGCTGAATAAATCCACAGAGAACGGCAAAGTTCTCATCGCTGTCGAAGGCAGAGTAGATACTACAACATCAGCTGAGCTCGGCGATATGCTCAATACAGCCGTAGATGAGACTGATGAGATAACTTTAGATATGGAAAAGCTCGTATATATATCCTCAGCAGGTCTGAGAGTTCTGCTAACAGCTCACAAGGCAATGAGCAAGAAGGGCGGTTTCCTGCTTTTAAAGAACGTTAATCCTGACATTTACGAAATTTTTGAGATAACAGGTTTTGCAAACATACTCAACATCTGACAAGATATATTTAAGGATCAGGATATGAGATCAGAAACATATAAGATCACAGGTCTCAAGCCAGGAGATGATCACAGCAAGCTGCTTGTGATACTGAAAGAGACCGAGAGGATAGCTTCTTTAAATGAGCTTGATGCAAAGCGATCTATGCAGCTTCGGCTTATCGCAGAGGAGCTTATGAACATGGTGACGCAGCTGATGGATTTCGGCGAGGGCTCATTCTGGCTGGAGAATTACCTCTCCTGCTATGAGCTGCATTTTCGTGTCAAGCCAAAGAAGATCGAAGCAATAGACAAGTCATCAGAACGCAAGGGGCTTGGCAGGGTCTTCGGCAGAAAGCAGGCAAAGGCTGACAAGAGCATAGAAAAGCATTCTATGATGCGCCGCATAGTCAGTGAGGTCGAAAAGGCCATAAACACTCCTCTGCCCGGCGGCAGCTCCTGGAGCCTTAACAGATATGTGACTGACCTTAAAGTGTCTGACAAGGCACACAAGTCTGATGCGTGGGACGAGCTCGAAAAATCGATAATCGCCAACCTCGCAAACGACATAACAGTTTCCGCCGCCGATGATGAGGTGGAGCTGGTAGTTATTAAAGACTTCAGCATATAGAAATATATGTCTTTGTGTACTACAAGACCGGCTGTGTATCAACTGCACAGCCGGTCATATTTTTTATTCAGTTATCTGACGGATAAGATGCGATGACTTCGCCTGATTTTGACTTGTAATCAACGCTTGTCACGGCACCTTTTTCAAACTTAAAGCTAAGATAGCCGATCTTTGCGCTGTCGCCGAGATTATCTGCCATGAACACCTCAAACTCCTCCTCGCTGTCGGGGCGTGTGGGGCTTGAACCTCCATTAAGGAAGAAATGCCAGACCGACCACTATATCATTATAAAACGGCTGTGCCTTCGGGTGCAGCCGTTATTAATTCAAGTAATATCTTTGCTTATGAGTGAGATAAGTCGCTTTTTTATTCTATTAAATTCTGATGAAATATCACTTATTCTTCTTTGTACGATATAATAATTGATTGTATGGTATTCGTCTAATTCTGGAATATATTCACTGTATGGATTTTGGTTACAGTATTCTTCATATTCTCTAATTGTATCATCAGAGCAATACGGTTTCCCGAGAA from Ruminococcus sp. NK3A76 includes these protein-coding regions:
- a CDS encoding methyltransferase domain-containing protein; the protein is MNVNYLCPVCGQKLKKGEKSYICRNGHSFDISRRGYVNLLTTKGRNPVRSGDNKEMIKARSSFLDTGLYEPLVRKIGQIVSELTAPIKEPVIIDSGCGEGYYTCNYASAVPNATVIGIDISKHGIDHAASRARIKSLDNVSFAVASAFSLPVRDECADVVISCFAPVSNDEYARVLKRGGRLVIACPTEKHLLGLKNVLYDTPYLNEPNSYALNKFTHEQTEELEYDIELSSSEQIMSLFTMTPYYYKTPAEAVERLRRLESLKTEAGFEIRIYKKL
- a CDS encoding STAS domain-containing protein; its protein translation is MTLNKSTENGKVLIAVEGRVDTTTSAELGDMLNTAVDETDEITLDMEKLVYISSAGLRVLLTAHKAMSKKGGFLLLKNVNPDIYEIFEITGFANILNI
- a CDS encoding DMT family transporter codes for the protein MKKNKYKAIIYIILSAFSFAFMFAFVRMAGELPTFQKVFFRNFIAMLIAVATLIKTKTPFKIEGKTNKWVIFVRAAAGTAGMLGNFYAIDKLALSDASMLNKMSPFFTIVFSYIFLKEKLTPFQLLTVIGAFIGAMFIIKPSFANAALFPSVLGFLGGMGAGLAYACVRYLGQHGVHGKVIVAYFSGFSCLVTLPYLLFLGKEMSISQILCLIGAGCAAAGGQFTITAAYTHAPAREISVYDYSQLIFTMLLGFFLFGDIPDVWSFVGYFIIVTMGVLVFLYNNVWHAEEKGEKQPG
- a CDS encoding DUF3783 domain-containing protein, producing the protein MPLKPCVIYGGFDETEKNKLKSISIRYGILPVCADTSIGNATVKSIINGRPDDTKEPVADAKFILINGVKLSAILDELKKAGVEIPLRAFVTLHSQEWPLNKLIDELERERKELGEK